From Diceros bicornis minor isolate mBicDic1 chromosome 8, mDicBic1.mat.cur, whole genome shotgun sequence, a single genomic window includes:
- the ATOH1 gene encoding transcription factor ATOH1: MSRLLHAEEWAEVKELGDHHRHPQPHHLPQPPPPQAPATPQAREHPVYPAELSLLDSTDPRAWLAPTLQGICTARAAQYLLHSPEMGASEAAAPREEADGRGELVRRSSGGAGGSSSKSPGPVKVREQLCKLKGGVVVDEMGCSRQRAPSSKQVNGVQKQRRLAANARERRRMHGLNHAFDQLRNVIPSFNNDKKLSKYETLQMAQIYINALSELLQTPSGGEQPPPPPASCKSDHHHLRAAAPYEGGAGSATAGGPQPASGGGPRPTPPGSCRTRFSAPASAGGYSVPLDALHFSTFEDSALTAMMAQKNLSPSLPGGILQPGQEESSKTSPRSHRSDGEFSPHSHYSDSDEAS, encoded by the coding sequence ATGTCCCGCCTGCTGCATGCAGAAGAGTGGGCTGAAGTGAAGGAGTTGGGGGACCACCATCGCCATCCCCAGCCGCACCACCTCCCGCAGCCTCCGCCGCCACAGGCACCTGCGACTCCGCAGGCGAGAGAGCATCCCGTCTACCCGGCCGAGCTGTCCCTCCTGGACAGCACTGACCCACGCGCCTGGCTGGCTCCCACTTTGCAGGGCATCTGCACGGCACGCGCCGCCCAGTACTTGCTGCATTCCCCCGAGATGGGTGCCTCGGAGGCCGCGGCGCCCCGGGAGGAGGCGGATGGCCGTGGGGAGCTGGTGAGGAGGAGCAGCGGCGGTgccggcggcagcagcagcaagagcCCCGGGCCGGTGAAAGTGCGGGAACAGCTGTGCAAGCTGAAAGGCGGGGTGGTGGTAGATGAGATGGGCTGCAGCCGCCAGCGCGCCCCTTCCAGCAAACAGGTGAACGGGGTGCAGAAGCAAAGGCGGCTGGCGGCCAACGCCAGGGAGCGACGCAGGATGCACGGGCTGAACCACGCCTTCGACCAGCTGCGCAACGTTATCCCGTCCTTCAACAACGACAAGAAGCTGTCCAAGTACGAGACCTTGCAGATGGCCCAGATCTACATCAACGCCTTGTCCGAGCTACTACAAACGCCCAGCGGTGGGGagcagccgccgccgccacctGCATCTTGCAAGAGCGACCACCACCACCTTCGCGCCGCCGCTCCCTACGAAGGCGGCGCGGGCTCCGCGACTGCAGGGGGGCCTCAGCCGGCCTCTGGAGGGGGCCCCCGTCCGACCCCTCCCGGAAGTTGCCGGACTCGCTTTTCCGCCCCGGCCTCCGCGGGAGGATACTCGGTGCCGCTGGACGCTCTGCACTTCTCGACTTTCGAGGACAGCGCCCTGACGGCGATGATGGCGCAAAAGAACCTGTCGCCTTCTCTGCCTGGGGGCATCCTGCAGCCAGGGCAGGAGGAAAGTAGCAAAACTTCGCCCCGGTCCCACAGAAGCGATGGGGAGTTTTCTCCCCATTCCCATTACAGTGACTCGGATGAGGCAAGTTAG